The Geoalkalibacter subterraneus genome contains the following window.
CTGGTCGCTGAACTTGCTGAAATTCACAATGCTCTGCAGGCCATTGAAAAAGGCGAATCCATTTCGGTTGGAGAAACTGACCAGGCGCAGAGTGATGCACCGGTCATTTCACGCAAAAAGGCTTTCGGAAAAGACAAGATCACCTGCATGTTGTGTGGCAAAGAGATGAAAACCCTCTCCCGCCACCTCAAAACCGCCCATGACATGAAACCGACCGAATACCGCAAGCGCTTCGACATCC
Protein-coding sequences here:
- a CDS encoding MucR family transcriptional regulator; the protein is MPTLLEMAAEIVAAHASTTQMTKEDLVAELAEIHNALQAIEKGESISVGETDQAQSDAPVISRKKAFGKDKITCMLCGKEMKTLSRHLKTAHDMKPTEYRKRFDIPRTQPLAARNYSESRREMAKERGLGENLAKARAARAKKNE